The region agaggttggagtctgtttgattgagtgtgtggacaggtgtcttttatacaggtaacgagttcaaacaggagcagttaatacaggtaatgagtggagaacaggagggcttcttaaagaaaaactaacaggtctgtgagagccggaattcttactggttggtaggtgatcaaatacttatgtcatgcaataaaatgcaaattaactatttaaaaatcatgcaatgtaattttctggatttttgttttagattccatctctcacagttgaagtgtacctatgataaaaattacagacctctacatgctctgtaagtaagacctgcaaaatcggcagtgaatcaaataattgttttccccactgtatatgtgtgtgtgtgtgtgtgtgtgtgtgtgtgtgtgtgtgtgtgtgtgtgtgtgtgtgtgtgtgtgaattagagagagagagagagagagagagagagaaagagataggtGTTAATAAAATTTCTGAACCTACTGTTTTCATAATTCTTGGTTAAAGCATTAGCAACAAGAAGAAGCAccgcagtgtgtgtgtacaaaggAGAGGAGGACACAGCACACATGCAGAAAATGCAAGAAAAACatctgcaacacacacacacacagtaagagTCATGTGTGTAGACTCATTTATAATTTCCATAAAATACTAAAATCTATCCTTCCAATTTGTTCACATCAAAGCAAAACATCATAGTGATGAAAACcttgtttcatttatatttgtaCAATATAAATATGATGTATTCCACCATGTCTTAAATGCAGTTCATTcttttcacaaaaatgtattgcacttTTATTGATGAATGGGATAATAGCAGAAGTAAATTGCAAATACTGCTTGTAATTGTGGctcaaaacaaacataaaaatatgaaaatgtgaacaaaaatatttttactaagAAAGGTATGGTTTTAAAATCCACATAATGTTGTACGTccaccaaacacacaaacattgagTGAATGACGAAGATATGAACCCCACACAAGCGTTGAGATCATCTCCAGACACAGGCACACTGATACATTCCAGACTTTCAGGCTAAAAGTTGGTCTCACAAAGCACTGAGGGAAGTGACATCCCCCCCATTGGGAATCTGGGATAATTTACTTTGAAGGAACAGAGAATGTCATAATTTAGTATTCCGATCCACATTGACGGAAGAGAAATAGTGGATACTGGCGGAAGTGTGAAAAAACTATGATGTGAGAGAATTATGGAAATGTTAggagtgtttttctgtttcGGGGACTTCCTTTTGGGAGATGAAGAAGACCTTACCAGTTCACTGGTAGCTACTGTAGTAAATGTACTACAGAAATAACAATGTAAGTGTCAGGGCTGTGCAATCTACAGCTGAGTACGTCACAGCCAGTTAGGTAACCACAGGGTATGAAAAGGACCAGGTCTCAGACTACGATCTAAGTCTACAGTAAATCCAGTATGGGAAAGCAGAACCTGGCTCCTCGAGGAGAGGCTGGTCAATACAAGGCACGACATTACCAAGCAGCACTCTTTTATTAAGGTATAGTATGTTGTATTGACTTGATAACCATTACGAATCTCCAGAGAACCCTCGAGACATAGCAAGGGCCATTACTGTCAAGGCGAGtaaagcatcaaactcaaaaACACCTCGTTTTCTTCCATTTGAGCAGGGAACCCGTGAGCTCGGGAACATTTTTTGGTAAGTCATGACTAACTTAGGAGTGCTTGGACTGCCATAAACATATAGAAAACCAACACTATTAAGTCACAAGTGTCTCTCGATTGGTCTTAAGTGCATGGCTATAAGTGCGGGCATATAACACAGCGACTCCTGTGTTGTTGTGCGTACTGAAACATTATCATACACAGTATACATTTGCATAGTATAAATGTGAAATCGTGGAGTTAGTCattcttattttgccatctcGAATCTCACCATAATTGGAAGACGCTTTGAGTCGTCATGTCCTTTCAACTTGCGATGAACAGTCACACCTCAACAGGAGTTGATCGCAAGGCTTCGACGCTGTGGACAGAAGCAAAGCTCTACTGTCCCCTAGTGGAAGTTGGCGTTACCATTCACAACTGTTACAGTATACTTTCCTGACACAAGCCAAAAGAACAGTTTGAAACTGCAACTATAATGATGAGGTTATGAATTGCAAAGTGACACAAGTTATATGCAAATCAGGTTTTTGGGAGTTGTTAACCATGTTAACCAGACATATCATTGATGTTGTTTAATTTACAGCAGACTTACAGAGACGCACAAATGTTCTAGCACAAGCAACCTGTTTTGCACCCTACTTCCAGGTCAAGTTAAACACCTGACTCAATTTCATTATTCAATTGCATTCGTAATTAATCATTAGCCTTTGAAGAGCAAATGTGGTTTTTGGATTCCTAATCCATACAGCACCACAACCTGGACTGTTAACAGGAATTTAATAAGAGTAAAACTAGCAAAActctcacacaaaaacacatacatttactgGACTGGATACATCTACCATGCCAGGTCATCACAAATAAATTTTTACTCTAGATAATGTGGCGCCACCTACTGGTAGAAACAAGGTAATTTGTGTTGGAATCTCTGACCCTATTGGCAGAAAGCTAACTTAACGGGATAAAAACACATGGAATAACTAGAAGAAATATATTCAGCGGCAGCGTCTGTTCAGAAATTGGTCTGACTTCTTCAATATTTATAACATCTTAGACGTTTTAACCTTTatagttttgtattttatcAGGTCTGGAGACGTGTCAAAGGCCCATCTGGATAATATTAGTAGAATTCTCTCTCAGAATAACTTGGACCCAGAGCCTATTGGATCCACAACCTTCTGGAAGCGTCTCACAGAACAACTAACAGACGCCCCTGAAACTAAACCGCAATTCTCTAGGTTCAGAAACTGCAATTTCTGAACCGAATTCTCTCGAAAAAAGGGCAATTTTTTATTCTGACACTTCAAATAAGTCCTATAcgcctgtgtgtgggtgtgtgtgtgatgtacaCTTGGCTGTGGACCCTGCTCTTCCTGAGCATGAACATGGGGCTTGCTCAGAGGTCCACCCAAGAAGCCTTCATGCTTCAGTACTTTGAGAGGAGGATTGCCCAACTTGAGGTAAGAAACCAAACCGAAGTTCTGAGGTTTTTAAACTGAAAGTTTCCTTCATTACACAGCATGAATGTGTTGCTTTGTGCTGAAGTTAACCAACTAATATCCTATAATACACTATTTCCAGGTTATACTCGAACTCATTGTTCAGTATTCTTTGTGTAGCCTATGAATGGTAAATAGGTGGGTGCTTGCATGTGTCCTATTTCACAGAGGTACATGGTGTGTTCCACAGTTTTGGCTTTCCAAGTCATTCATACAGCAACTCTGGAGCTCAACTTGTAAGCTCAGGGATGTGCACTAGCAGCCTGTCAGTTACTTTAGCCCACTTGCCTCCCATTCAGTCTCACGAGGCCATGCATCTGAAGGGATGTTGTTCTTACAGGGAAGCCTGCTTTTCATAGAGGCTGAACAGAAACTATAACGAACAGGCCTAAGGACGCCAATCTCAAAATTAAAGGAACTGGTAAAACATCCTTCTACACTTTAGTGTTGTCGCATCAGACAGTATTTCCCGCCAGTGTTTCCATCCTGATGACTTAGACACTTGAGCTATAGTAGTGATAGAAAAACTCAGTGGtagaaaaaacacacagcacagtgTATCAAAACATCCCCACAAACATAATCTACAGTCAGCTTAGGTCTTTGCGGGCCAATCTTAACATTGGCAGGTAAGCAATACTGTGAAACAGAGCCATTCAACTGTCAACACTATCTATTATGAATGTCTTGTGAAAATAATAGGCAAAAAGTGTAGCATCTTTTAATTGTAAATTATATAGattatattataaattatatgTTTAGTTGCTTTTTAATAATCTTGGTATTGGATTTTAGATTCAAGTAGCCTAATGTTAGACCTCAGTTTAATGGTCATTAGTTCATGAATTGTTCAAATGGGATTTAAGAGTTTCTATTAACTGATCCTGATCTGTGATCGCTTTCAAACAGCTGTTACACATTAGCAGTAATTGGCAAAACTTTCTTTAGCCCTGCCAAATTGTACTCAGTCTGTGTCCAGTTGCAAGTGATTTGTTTGAATTTACTTGAAGTAGTCCAAAATGTTTAAGCTGTAACGTTTCTCTTTCAAATCTTCTCCCAGAGAGGTGGGTGTACACCTCAAAACTGGTAGGTGTACATCCAAAAACAGGTGCGTGTACACCCAAAAACAGGTTGGTGTACACCCAAAAACAGGTGCGTGTACACCCAGAAACAGGTTGGTGTACACCCAAAAACAGGTAGGTGTACACCCAAAAACAGGTGGgtgtacacacagaaacaagtgGGTGTACACCCAAACTGTTTTGTGTTTACATTACCACAAGTAATGTGAACTTCCAGACTGAGGAAGGATACCTTAGCTCAGAGCTACGACAGCTAACCATATAACTTTCTAATACATATTCAAACTGGTTAAATCAGCCTGATTCACTTCATTCCCAGTCTGTCTTACAGATTGTAATTTTTAAAAttagaaaaaatttaaatgtctGCGTGTCTAAGAAATATTTATGGTTCCACCAAAACATCTGGACCTGAAGGCCCAGCAAATAAATCCTCTATGTGGCACCTGTTTCCGTCCAACTCATGTTGATTTGTACCCCTTGGCAAGACAGCCAAGGGCCCACTAGCTTATGATCACACTGTGCATCATGACACACTTCCTCATCTCTTGCACAGGAGCGTCTAATCAAATGCGAGCAAAACACCCTGCGACTGGACCAGAAGATCTACGACGTGTCGACAGAAGTGCGTAGCCAGCTGGCTGGCGTGGAGGTCCACAGGACAGAGATGAAGAGCCAGGTGGACAGTGTAGCCTTGCGAGTGGAGCGGATTGAGAGGGACGTGGAGTATCTGGAGACTAAGATCCCCAACCAGCCACACATCCAGGTGCAAGACGATCTGTTGGAACAGCAGATTAAAGAAGCCCAGAAGAAGAAAGTGAAGTTTACACTGGGGATAGGTACTTGATTATTGCTTGGTTTTCTGTTCCTGACtgaactacactgaacaaaattattaacgcttttgtttttgcccccattaaTCATGAACTCAAAAGATCTAAGATTTCTCTAATCTGTATAAATCTGTGTCAGTGAGcactcctttgccgagataatccatccacctcacaggtgtggcatatcaagatgctgattagacagcatgattattgcacaggtgtgcattagtctggccacaataaaaggccactcttaAATgagcagttccatcacacagcacaatgccacagaaatgtcgcaagttttgagggagcgtgcaattggcatgctgattgcaggaatgtccaccagagctgttgcttATGagttgaatgttcatttctctaccataaacTGTCTctaaaggcgtttcagagaattacatccaaccggcctcaaaaccgcagaccacgtgtaaccacaccagcccaggacctccacattcagcatcttcacctccaagatcgtctgagaccagccacccggacagctgctgcaacaatcggtttgcagaaccaaataatttctgcaaactgtcagaaaccgtctcagggaagctcttCTGCATGCTTGTCatcctgactgcagtttgtcgtcgTAAGCAACTTGAGTGGACAAATCCTCCCATTCGAttgcgtctggcactttggagaggtgttctcttcacggattaaTCCCGGTATTCACTGTACAGgacagatggcagacagcgtttatggcgttgtgtgggtgagcggtttgctgatgtcaacgttgtggatcgagtggcccatggtggcggtggggttatggtatgggcagtcctgtgttatggacaaccaacacaggtgcattttattgatggcattttgaatgcacagagacagagatacatcgaaactgcacatttaagagtggccttttattgtggccagcctaaggcacacctgtgcaataatcatactgtctaatcagcattttgatatgccacacctgtgaggtggatggattatctcagcaaatcagaaatgctcactaacacagatttatacatatttgtgaacaatatttgagagagagaaatagaccttGTGTGTACATAgggaaagtcttagatctttgagtccATCTTATGATAaattggggcaaaaacaaaagtgttacgtttataatttttttcacgGGGACAGAAACGGGGACAGAAATTATCCTAAACTTTGGTTAAATCAGGAAAAGCTGACCAATCTCGACATGTTTCTGGTCCCTATTTTGAACAAAGTTTTTTTTGCTTAAGTGTTCAGTTTAGGGCAGAAGTTACAATTTCAGTTAGGGCTAGAATTAGGATTAGGCATTACCGTTTAGGATTAGGATTAGTAAAAGTAGGATTTCTTTAATGGCAATTTTGGTGTCCCCATTAATATATCTacgtaaatgtgtgtgtactgtgtgtgtttctaacttAACTACAGTAAATAATCAGGATGAAAATGTCTATAAACTGTGGTTGAATCAGAAATAGTTGTCGGGAGCAAACATTTTTCATGTCCAAAATTTAAAAAgggcaattacattttcttaagtTGTTTAAGATTAATTTTACAATTGGTGTTAGAGTTAGAATTAGGGTATTTTTAAGGGCAGTaaatgtgtgcctgtgtttgtgtatgcttgtgtgtgtgtgtgtgtgtgtgtgtgtgtgtgtgtgtgtgcctgtgtgcgtgtgtgtaggtggTGGAAAGGAGTATCAAACTGCAGAGGTATGTGGAACTGTGCATGACAGTGTCTGTAATTCATCTGACTCTTGTCTTTTCCCAGACTGCAGCACAACTTTGACTGGTGTTAAATCCATGAAGATAGTGAAGAAAGCAGAGAACGTATATGGATCCTGGCTAAAAGACCCTACAAAAGGCTCCGTCAAAATCTATGTATTCAGCGGGAACAAGAATAACACGTTGTTGGAGTTCAAGTCCCTGAAGAGTGTCATTGAAGGGAGGCCGGCCCAAGCTCGTCAAATCCATCTCCCGTTTCCCTGGCAGGGCTCTGGTCACACTGTTTTCAATGGCTTTGTGTACTATCACAAGGCAGACACACCCAACCAGATCCTAAAGGTGCATCTCCTCAACCGCACGGTGGCTGACAGCATGTTGCTTCCCGGGGCTGGCCGCCTGCCGGTGTACGCCCTCACCACCCACACCTTCCTGGACCTGGCAGTGGACGAGCTGGGTCTGTGGGTCATTTATGCCGACCCAGAGTTAGGGGGAAACCTGGTGATTACCAAGCTGGACCAGAGCAGCCTGGCAGTGGAGCACAGCTGGGACACCTCCTGCAGGAGCCACAACGCAGAGACGGCGTTCATGATCTGCGGAACGCTGTACGTGGTGTACAACTCGCGCCACGGAGGTCGTTCCAGCATCGACTGCCTGTACGATATCCACGACACCATCCACAGCCAGGAGAGCCCCGTCATGTTCTTCCCCAAGCGCTACACCAACCACTACAGCATCCACTACCACCCGAAAGACAAGCTGCTGTACGCCTGGGACGATGGCTTCCAGACCATTTACAAACTGGGTGTCAAGAGCAAGCAAGACTGAGACAAGGCCATTGAACGTAATGTGTTCCGAAGTTGAGCGAGGACACGTTGTTTATCCTCAAGGTTGGATCAGATGTTGTTAGTAAATAATAAAATCGATGAAGTCAAGATGTTTTTAAATCTACAACCATACATGTATCCAGTACAAAagataacaaataaaaatgtgcatattcttgctgaaatatatttaagcagAGGCACGTATTTCCTCATTACCTTCTGCAACATAATATAATAAACTGCATTTTCAAAGTTGTCTGTCTGAACCTTACCTGAAGTGAACTGTGGTATTGTTGGGCATGTTAATTATAAGATAATACAGTTATACTGTGCTGCAATCTTACTTCAATGTTGCTGTAAGTGATGAATTCAACTGAGTAGGTGAGAAAGCTGCACTGGCTCAGCGACACAGTTCCccacctccctttctccctctgcaTACCTGTGTCTGTAGCCTCTAAAAGTCATGTCATTAAATGAATActctgtttatatatatataaaaatatatattcatatggtgccaaaatagttttgaaactctctgtctccctctccctctccccctccccctccctctccctctctctctctctctctctctctctctctctctctctctctctctctctctctctctctctctccctctctctctctatatatatatatatatttatatatatatatatatatagtttgtAAACTACAGTGTCCTTTTGTATGGTttcatgacaaaatattttggttcaaaaaCTACGGATTTCGTCACCAGTAGAATAATGTACACATGCTATTGTCATGTGTGTTCATTTACAGGGAATGTCCCGTAGGAATGCGGGCTACTCTTTGGCTGGAGAAATATCTCGTTTCTGACCCAAAAAAAGGTATGTCACGTCGGAGCTGCAGTCGGCCAAAGCTACACTAATCGCTCCTTAACTCTACTTTTGAGTACACTCAGTACCTGTGAGGTAGTAACTTGTCTAGTGCGTTAAGAAAGAACAGCATCTATATCTACTCACGTGTGTGAACTGTTTTAGTTTGATGGGATGGCACACCCCTGGAATCATATGACAGGTCATTGGATGGAGACACTTCTTTATTTTGAACGCACGTTCGTGCTAGGCGCTGAGCATCACAGCGAACGCAGGAAACATTTTCACTGCAAAGGACATTTTCAAAGTGTGAATAGCGTATTTGGCAAATTGCAGGGAGGGATACCCGTTGAAGGTCAAGTCTCCGAAGTCGAGGAATATTGTAAGTAATATGCCAGAGATCATTTTTTAGGTATTGTTTACGCCGATTTCGAGTTAAGTATTGGTATGCTATTTGCAGGTGGTTATGAAACCAAGAAGATTAGATGTAAATCCTATCTGTATAATATctcaataaaaattatttaatttataatataCTTTATTTCAGAATGTGTTCAATATAATGATTTGCATACGGAACAGGTGTATTAGTGCAGGAAATGTGACTGTAGAGTTCTACAGAATAAAACTTGTCCAAACATGGCTTTGCAGTTTCACTGGTTCGCTTATGTGTCACGTCGTTCCACATGGTTTCACATGTTCTACCGTAGAACCTTATAGCACTAGTCATATAGTACAATAGTCTAATTCAAACAGTAGTCTTTTTATGTACTTGCAGGTTCTTCTACACTTAGTAGTAATAttatattgttttcagtttttcattataAGCAATGTACTGTAGTCACAATTCCCGCATTTACATTGCTTTCTGGTGTCTTGACAAAAAGATTGCCGTTAGTGAAGTATCACTGCAATAAGTGGCAATTCAACTGCGTATGACGGCAGTATGTTGCAAATAATGTgctaaaaacaatatatttgtaCCACTAATTATGCTGATTCTCTGCAATTACTGCACCCAAAATATTACAGTTAATTGCAGTTACTGCATTTTCTTTTACCtgacatattttattatataggTCCTGTTTATTAAATAGTAGTTCTGTTGATGTCACTATGGCAGGCAATAGGAACCTGTTTGGGGGGAAACATGCTGCAGCCTATTTACCAGAATTTAATCTCAGACAATCCATTCTGGACTGCATGACAAGCAGCTAAATATTTCTTGCTGTGAAAGACATGCAAATTTCTGAATATCAAGGCTTTAGAGCGCACAGCTGTGTGTGCTTGCCATCAAACAGCATATATGATTCATACAACAGAAACGCTTGAGGGTCTTGAATATCGATTAAGAGTTGGAGGGGACAGGCACCCAGGTTACTGATTGTATTTTGTTGCCATGCTTATCCAAAGTGGAACATAGCCGGTTAATCTGACTATGATTCTCCCTGAACATCAGCGTTTAAATGGTTTCCAAACTAATGTAGAATGCTGTTGTTATGagtacattttatattcttaatccTTTGGGTATACCAATTATTTTGATAACTCAGTTCATGCAATATGCAACCGTGGTGGGCCTTGGATTGGAgtatcagtttggagttcaattTCAAGTGGGAATACACATTTTCCAGGAGAAAAATGCAACATAGAAGTGGTAGGCTACTCAATATTGagaatgcatacatttaatgtcgTCCTGCGCAAAGtctcagaatgggaaagaaaagacACAAACATAGTAGCAGATCAGGCCATTATACTCTGTTGATCAAAGAGTGAGTTTAATACCAATAGGAGTAGCTCTCCTTCCAGTCCAAGGTTCAGATAATTATTCTGTCAGCTCCAATGGCTGCGCTCCTTTGAGTCATCTGCAGGAGGTAATCCCAGTCAGATACTGGATgtcagagagaggagggagctTACTGCTCCCAGGAGGGTTTGACAAATCAAAGAGGATTTCTCAAGTTCTTCAGTGATGATGTAGCACCTTGGAGTTAAGTTATAtactattttctaaataaaatggtACATGTTGTTGCTGCTCTGGTTATGCCTCCGTTAATGAATGTTCTACACTCTAGAGCTCCTGGAGGATCTTTTAGGGGTTCCCGTATAAATTATCCTGGAGGATCTTTTAGGGGTCCCCGTATAAATTATCCTGGAGGATCTTTTAGGGGTTCCCGTATAAATTCTCCTGGAGGATCTTTTAGGGGTTCCCGTATAAATTCTCCTGGAGGATCTTTTAGGGATTCCCATATAAATTCGCCTGGAGGATCTTTTAGGGATTCCCATATAAATTCTCCTGGAGGATCTTTTAGGTGTTCCCATATAAATTATCCTGGAGGATCTTTTAGGTGTTCCCATATAAATTATCCGGGAGGATCTGTAAAGGAACCCTGTATGAATTCTTCAAAGAATAATATAAAggtttatttcaaataactcgttttaaataacattttagggCTTTGTTTGAGAGGGAATGTTCTTTAAATGGTTCTTTGAGAGATAAAATTGAGGTGCTATTCAAAATACCCTCTTTGTTTGTGCTTTGAAGGACCAACAGTTTCAACAGAGAAGCCCTAAAGGATCCTCCCTATATACGTATGTCCCTATAGTTGTTTTTAGACGTTACCAGAGTTTGGTCCGTGTGTAATACTCATGGACAGCTCACTGGCTGGCGTATGCGTGGTGTTGCATGGACAGCTCTGTAATAAGATGGCAAATAAGATACCTAGAAAATGAAAAGCCAGTGATCAGCGTCTGTTGTGTTGGTAAACGTAATGTAGTCATTACAGTACATCGGTGGTCCCACAGCTTCAGTGTTAATTTCCCTTGGtaatgaatgtgttgtaggcAGACAGAAGAGCTGGGCTCTGTGGATCATGCGCTCAGACAAATGGATAAAGCCCGTTATTTGTCCTCAGCTCTACTTTTTGCCACTCCCCAGACCCATGGGAAACAGTATGTGATTGTATGTCTTTGAGATTACATACCATCCCGAGACCCAGGCCAAATGCATGAACAGACATAGCAATTGTTTAGCAGCTTCCCCCTCGGCACGGCtggaaatgtttcatttcagCGGGACTTTCATATTTCCACGGGCATTTCGACCGTTGCCTAGGCAGGCGTTCTGTGTGGACGTCATTAAATATCCATGCTGTCTTTTCCTACGCTGAAGTGTCTCGTCTTTTTAACGACAACGTTGTTACGTAAGTTGAATGACACCGGGGTGAGCCAGTGGCGTTGGTTCACTTGTGTGCTACCCCTCCACGGTGATGAGAATTCAGCAGACAGAGGTAATTGACCTCCACTAGGCCAGGAcatttactctctctctctctctctctctctctctcctcgctTGACAAAAAGGTTTAAAGCTCCTTGGCCAAAAGAAAAAGTCAGAACACAGTCAGCCGGAAGCCAAACAGTGAGTCTTGAAATGAGCATTGTTTTAATCTGACAGAGTAATACGACCGTCGCCTTGGGCAGAGCACGGGAGACTGGAGCGGGGAGCTACTAGGTTATGGGAAAAAACTGTGGGAGTAGTTGGGTGGTTTTCAAAGCAAGTTTGTGGTGTTCCAGTGATCGGTTAGCTCATGAACTAATTAGAGGCCGAGTAAAGAAGTGTACAGGTAAGCCAAGTGAATGTGTAAGTGAGTTTTTCTCGTTGATCTGGTTGTCCTCAGACATTAGAAGATGGCACTATATTGTAATTACGTTGTTTTTAAAGTAATCAGTaactgaccagtaactgaaaagtTCCTAGATTTTTAGGCAGTTACCCCTTATTTCTCCCAGGCTGTTTCTCTAcatcagtgtctcccaacctttttcagttactgtacccccaaaatgtttttgcactgctttcagtacccctgaagtaccccctcatgttaatttcactagtaagtctatggtgtcatgagtgttttcaagtaccccctgtggagagaccaagtacccccaggggtcctagtacccctggttgggaaccactgctccaCATGATAATGTATTCTCAGTCAATTTACCTGATCAAACAAGCGTAATATTTGCTCAATATGACAGCCACTGCCACCGTGTAAGAACCTGGTAAAGTAATTTCTCGATTTATAGAGATGATTTTCAATTTTTGACGGCTTTGGGAAGCCAGAGGATAAGGTCTCAGTTGCGTGAGCCCCACTCTGCCTGACTCTCAGAGTGGAGTGGAATAGCTTCCTGGCCTTTTGTCTGATGGTTGTGACACACTGATGTGCACCTGGTCGTGGATGACATTTCTCCGGTCCTGCGTCCTGTACTCGCCCTGCGTAACAGCTGCCAGCTGAGTAATGAGCGGGCAGGTGAGCTGTCAGAAAGTCAACCCCATCCAGCTCATTGGACCAGACTCACCACAGTTCAGAGCTCTGGTTTGAAAGACTCACTGAAGATAAGTTGTACCAACCTACAGCTAATGTAAGGACTTCATACTTGCCTTCCATAATATACTCTCTGTATCAGTCTCCTTATATGCTCTTCAAATGTGTTTGACTCCTTGACCCATCCACTTTACAATAGGAGGTACATAAAGTCAGAGTTTAAAAGTGATGTATCCTGGACTAACAGTGCAGCATGTGATGTG is a window of Esox lucius isolate fEsoLuc1 chromosome 19, fEsoLuc1.pri, whole genome shotgun sequence DNA encoding:
- the olfml1 gene encoding olfactomedin-like protein 3; translated protein: MYTWLWTLLFLSMNMGLAQRSTQEAFMLQYFERRIAQLEERLIKCEQNTLRLDQKIYDVSTEVRSQLAGVEVHRTEMKSQVDSVALRVERIERDVEYLETKIPNQPHIQVQDDLLEQQIKEAQKKKVKFTLGIDCSTTLTGVKSMKIVKKAENVYGSWLKDPTKGSVKIYVFSGNKNNTLLEFKSLKSVIEGRPAQARQIHLPFPWQGSGHTVFNGFVYYHKADTPNQILKVHLLNRTVADSMLLPGAGRLPVYALTTHTFLDLAVDELGLWVIYADPELGGNLVITKLDQSSLAVEHSWDTSCRSHNAETAFMICGTLYVVYNSRHGGRSSIDCLYDIHDTIHSQESPVMFFPKRYTNHYSIHYHPKDKLLYAWDDGFQTIYKLGVKSKQD